A genomic window from Pecten maximus chromosome 6, xPecMax1.1, whole genome shotgun sequence includes:
- the LOC117329009 gene encoding baculoviral IAP repeat-containing protein 7-B-like: MDIAPPPPSERYKHLRDPELRKRSFGKWRYYTESFLTELVDEGLFSIDEEKRKVQCVYCGGVLCGIEEGQNVHITHYRHFPKCERFKYREPEFLKLVSNDESVADGMMGTVDMALNMKKNHPTDDERYFDGRGKDTSHSVYISGDIKYPKHSYYSMFIDRLRTFRNWPAHLTQKPETLARAGFFYAGVDDVCECYCCGGQLDGWEDDDEPVREHDKWFSDICPLYQTRQRRTSAGVG, from the exons ATGGATATCGCTCCTCCACCGCCATCAGAACGGTACAAGCATTTAAGGGATCCAGAACTTCGAAAACGaagttttggaaaatggcgaTATTATACGGAATCCTTTCTTACGGAACTAGTCGACGAAGGCTTGTTTAGCATAGatgaagaaaaaagaaaagtacAATGTGTTTATTGTGGAGGAGTTCTTTGTGGTATAGAAGAAGGACAGAATGTTCACATTACACATTACCGACACTTCCCCAAATGTGAAAGATTCAAGTATAGAGAACCTGAATTTTTGAAGCTGGTCAGCAATGACGAGTCAGTCGCAGACGGAATGATGGGAACTGTTGACATGGCGCTAAATATGAAGAAGAATCATCCAACGGACGATGAAAGGTATTTTGACGGGAGGGGGAAGGACACGTCACATTCGGTATACATATCAGGGGACATTAAATATCCCAAACACAGTTATTACTCTATGTTTATAGACAGACTGAGGACATTCCGAAATTGGCCAGCGCATTTGACTCAGAAACCGGAAACTCTTGCAAGAGCTGGATTCTTTTATGCAG GTGTTGATGACGTCTGTGAGTGTTACTGCTGTGGAGGACAATTGGATGGTTGGGAAGATGATGATGAACCCGTACGTGAACATGATAAGTGGTTTTCCGATATATGTCCATTATACCAGACAAGACAAAGGAGGACTTCAGCAGGTGTTGGGTGA